From a single Arachis hypogaea cultivar Tifrunner chromosome 3, arahy.Tifrunner.gnm2.J5K5, whole genome shotgun sequence genomic region:
- the LOC112775391 gene encoding casparian strip membrane protein 5-like, with amino-acid sequence MDSNKENEVATVAITKAKDGGKGKSVKWGAPISTDQSSSSVSTKSAASLPRPPAARWRKGVAIADFVLRLGVIGAAIGAAYLMGNNEEVLPFFTQFLQFHAQWSDFPMFQFLVVAAGVIGGYAVLCLPFSYVCIVRPYALGPRLLLMILDIVSFKVQTCLKKFLELDSSYICWNQLVYTLATACCTY; translated from the exons ATGGACTCCAATAAAGAAAATGAGGTAGCTACAGTTGCAATAACAAAAGCAAAGGACGGTGGCAAAGGGAAAAGTGTTAAATGGGGTGCTCCTATTTCCACagatcaatcttcatcatcagttTCGACAAAGTCTGCTGCCTCGTTGCCAAGACCACCAGCAGCAAGGTGGAGAAAAGGCGTGGCGATAGCAGACTTTGTCTTAAGACTTGGTGTCATAGGAGCTGCTATAGGCGCCGCATATCTGATGGGAAACAATGAGGAGGTTCTTCCATTTTTCACACAGTTTCTCCAGTTCCATGCTCAGTGGTCTGACTTTCCAATGTTCCA GTTTCTTGTGGTAGCAGCCGGGGTAATTGGTGGATACGCGGTTCTTTGCCTTCCGTTCTCGTATGTTTGCATTGTTCGACCATATGCTTTGGGACCAAGGCTTCTGCTTATGATCCTTGATATAGTaagcttcaaagttcaaacatgCCTAAAAAAATTCTTGGAATTAGACAGTTCCTATATATGTTGGAATCAGTTAGTATATACCCTAGCGACAGCTTGCTGCACTTATTAA